One Fusarium poae strain DAOMC 252244 chromosome 4, whole genome shotgun sequence DNA window includes the following coding sequences:
- a CDS encoding hypothetical protein (TransMembrane:6 (i567-590o596-621i642-662o687-706i718-738o758-775i)), whose protein sequence is MDILNSAQDHILYDSILELGQGDCIDAPFSTVTSAFYHHARSHPDATALRDLTDAPKELTYKELANRAQNLAAHLIAQGVCPGSRVPLVAKRGSDMVIGILAILSCGAQYVPLDGGVVPDETIRRVLEESHGGVVLCLTSTKHRVVSHLSHTVIPIDQVATLSLEENTHIDLASPESGCYVIYTSGTTGDPKGVDITHKNVTNLVCLSPGNLGVAVGTCVGSVLNISFDMAAWEIFVCLCNGGTLVLRGSNWDSTLEQIDVLICTPTILSIYHPTQFPRIKTVATAGEPTTKRLADLWAEHGTYWNCCGPTETTIVNTMHKHTVGQKLSIGRPTPNNRVYVLDGEGKPAPMGTVGVMWAGGLGVSRGYIGLADKTAERYKPDPFAKDGSVIYNTGDLGRWQPDGSIEILGRVDDQVKVKGFRVELDGVTASLASAPGVSQATALLIDGEIHGFTTPRNCDVTTTIKHMRQYQPYYAVPTHLHPLDELPSTPNGKIDKNKLRILALAEQSTTTQVCESEKVQEPHVELKIQPSMSTLATLTDKLDLERGIPDKTMARPLRGLRRRIFIVYRTLFSLIGLLNLAALICVIALRLDSEWLGIITAINLAVAVLVRQETVINILYTVFCSVPKSLPLWVRVRCAKIYHLGGLHSGAGVCATAWLVISTVRGTICNAGFCEGHATVSLATQVVSWILCGLLCSMVATAWPSFRKQYHNVFERFHRFAGWTSLGLFWARTILTINDSRPRDQDLGLTAVKSPDFWLLIVATLSIASSWFFLRKVPVETEVLSDHAVRLHFDYTVPVNGSFTRISKRPLMEWHSFATIPNPEANRHAKGYSLVVSNAGDWTRSCIQNPPSSIWVRGVPTCGVMRISTLFNRVVVVATGSGIGPLLGHIVKQPCPTQLIWSTTRPENTFGKELVGQVRDAIPDAIIWDTKAQGRPDLVRMGYNVAKSFDAEAVIIIANEKITKKVVYGLETRGMPAFGAIWDS, encoded by the exons ATGGATATATTGAACTCGGCACAGGATCATATCCTGTACGACTCTATTCTCGAACTTGGTCAGGGCGATTGCATAGATGCTCCATTCTCAACAGTAACTTCTGCGTTCTATCACCATGCGAGGAGCCATCCAGACGCCACAGCTCTCCGCGATCTCACGGATGCCCCGAAGGAGTTGACATATAAAGAACTCGCCAACAGGGCACAAAATTTGGCTGCACATCTCATTGCTCAAGGTGTCTGCCCTGGTTCGCGAGTTCCCCTTGTTGCTAAGAGGGGAAGTGATATGGTAATCGGTATATTGGCGATCCTTTCATGTGGCGCCCAATACGTTCCCCTCGATGGCGGTGTCGTTCCTGATGAAACTATTCGTCGCGTGTTGGAGGAGTCACACGGTGGTGTAGTTCTTTGTTTGACTTCGACAAAGCACCGCGTTGTATCCCACCTCAGCCATACTGTGATTCCTATTGATCAAGTAGCGACTCTCTCCCTTGAAGAGAACACCCACATCGATCTTGCATCACCAGAGAGCGGCTGCTACGTGATATACACGTCCG GAACAACAGGAGACCCAAAAGGAGTCGATATCACTCACAAGAATGTCACCAACCTCGTGTGCTTGTCTCCCGGAAATCTGGGTGTGGCAGTTGGCACTTGTGTTGGCTCGGTCCTCAACATCAGCTTTGACATGG CAGCGTGGGAGATCTTTGTCTGTCTCTGTAACGGAGGCACACTAGTCCTTCGAGGCTCCAATTGGGACTCAACCCTTGAACAG ATCGACGTGCTCATCTGCACGCCTACAATTCTTTCCATATACCATCCAACACAATTTCCTAGAATAAAGACTGTTGCCACTGCCGGGGAGCCTACCACAAAAAG ACTTGCCGATTTGTGGGCAGAGCATGGGACATATTGGAACTGTTGCGGACCAACCGAAACGACCATCGTCAACACCATGCACAAGCACACCGTTGGACAGAAACTATCAATCGGTCGACCGACTCCAAATAACAGAGTATATGTCCTTGATGGCGAGGGCAAGCCGGCACCTATGGGCACCGTTGGGGTAATGTGGGCTGGCGGGCTTGGAGTATCTCGAGGCTATATTGGTCTCGCTGACAAGACAGCAGAGAGATACAAGCCAGATCCATTTGCCAAAGATGG ATCAGTAATTTACAACACCGGAGATCTTGGCCGCTGGCAACCCGATGGCTCAATCGAGATTCTCGGCCGGGTTGACGATcaagtcaaagtcaag GGTTTTCGTGTGGAGTTGGACGGCGTAACCGCATCTCTGGCATCGGCGCCTGGCGTGTCTCAGGCGACTGCTCTATTGATCGATGGAGAGATCCATGGATTCACCACCCCACGAAACTGCGATGTAACCACGACGATTAAGCATATGCGCCAATACCAGCCCTATTATGCTGTACCGACACACCTCCACCCCCTGGACGAGCTCCCCTCAACGCCTAATGGCAAGATCGACAAGAACAAACTCAGGATATTAGCCTTGGCCGAGCAGAGTACTACCACACAAGTATGCGAGAGTGAGAAGGTCCAAGAACCTCACGTTGAGCTCAAAATACAACCCTCCATGTCCACTTTGGCAACTCTTACAGACAAGTTGGACCTTGAACGCGGCATTCCTGACAAGACAATGGCCCGACCGCTTAGAGGTCTAAGACGCAGGATCTTCATTGTCTATCGTACACTGTTCAGTTTGATCGGATTACTGAACTTGGCGGCGTTAATCTGTGTGATCGCTCTTCGCCTTGATTCCGAGTGGTTGGGTATCATCACTGCTATTAACCTCGCAGTTGCAGTGCTCGTACGACAGGAGACTGTGATCAACATCCTGTACACTGTCTTCTGCTCAGTGCCAAAGAGTTTACCACTCTGGGTCAGGGTTCGCTGTGCCAAGATTTATCACCTGGGTGGTTTACACTCCGGTGCGGGTGTTTGTGCCACTGCATGGCTAGTCATCTCAACAGTCCGTGGGACAATCTGCAATGCAGGTTTCTGCGAAGGTCATGCGACTGTTTCCTTGGCGACACAGGTCGTATCGTGGATTCTATGTGGGCTTCTGTGTTCCATGGTTGCCACTGCATGGCCTTCGTTTCGTAAGCAGTACCACAACGTCTTTGAGCGTTTCCACCGTTTTGCGGGCTGGACATCGTTGGGTCTGTTTTGGGCCCGCACGATCCTGACTATCAATGATTCTCGACCTCGAGACCAAGATCTTGGGCTCACCGCTGTTAAAAGTCCAGACTTCTGGCTTTTGATCGTGGCAACTTTGAGTATTGCCTCTTCATGGTTCTTCCTGCGTAAGGTTCCCGTCGAGACCGAGGTGCTTTCCGATCATGCAGTCCGACTGCATTTTGATTATACCGTTCCCGTAAACGGTAGTTTCACACGCATTTCTAAACGCCCGTTGATGGAGTGGCACTCTTTTGCAACCATCCCCAACCCAGAGGCCAATCGTCACGCCAAGGGGTATTCTCTGGTAGTCTCTAATGCTGGCGACTGGACACGTTCCTGTATCCAAAATCCACCGAGTTCAATTTGGGTTCGTGGCGTGCCGACTTGTGGGGTGATGCGCATCTCGACTCTCTTTAACCGTGTCGTGGTTGTTGCCACAGGCTCCGGGATTGGACCGCTACTGGGACATATAGTCAAACAGCCTTGTCCCACGCAGCTGATCTGGTCCACGACACGACCTGAAAATACATTCGGCAAAGAGCTTGTCGGTCAAGTCCGAGATGCCATCCCAGACGCGATTATCTGGGATACGAAAGCACAGGGTCGACCAGATCTTGTGCGAATGGGCTATAACGTAGCCAAGAGTTTCGATGCTGAAGCTGTGATAATCATAGCAAACGAAAAAATCACCAAAAAGGTCGTGTACGGTCTCGAGACACGCGGCATGCCGGCTTTTGGAGCCATTTGGGATAGTTAA